The stretch of DNA TATGTGGATCGCGTGGCATCCGCATTGGACCGGGAAGCGACAGGCACCCGATTGATGTTCATGCAATCCTCCGGCGGCCTGACCGATGCTGATCTGTTTCACGGCAAGGATGCCATTTTGTCGGGACCGGCAGGCGGCGTGGTTGGCGCGGTGGAAACAAGCCACCTTGCCGGACATGACAAGATCATCGGCTTTGACATGGGCGGCACATCGACGGATGTGTGCCACTACGATGGCACCTTTGAGCGTGCCTTTGAAACAGAAGTGGCGGGCGTGCGGATGCGTGCCCCCATGATGCGCATTCATACGGTTGCCGCAGGCGGCGGATCGCTGCTGCAGTTTGACGGCAGCCGCATGCGCGTTGGTCCCGACAGCGCTGGTGCAGACCCCGGCCCAACTGCCTATAGGCGCGGTGGACCGTTGACGGTGACGGACGCCAACGTGATGACCGGCAAACTGATGCCGCATCATTTTCCAAAGATCTTTGGGCCCAATGCGGACCAAACCCTGGACCTTGAAGCGGTGACGCAGAAGTTCAAGAAACTCGCGTCGGACATTTCATCGGCCACCGGCACAAAGTCAACGCCTGAGGAAATTGCCCAGGGCTTTTTGATGATCGCCGTTGAGAACATGGCCCAGGCCATCAAGAAGATTTCCGTTCAGCGCGGCTACGATGTAACGCGTTACGCCCTCACAAGCTTTGGCGGCGCCGGTGGTCAGCATGCGTGCTTGGTTGCCGATGCACTGGGCATGGAAACCTGCATCATCCACCCCATGTCCGGACTGCTATCTGCCTATGGCATGGGCCTCGCGGACATTCGCGCCACGCGGGCGGAAGCCTTGAACGTGCGGCTCGACGAAGAAGGTCATGCGAAATTGTCTGCCCTGCTGGATCGTTTGGGCAAGACAGCGGGCGCTGAGGTTGAAGCACAGGGGGTCTCCACCGATCACATCTCGCTGCAGCCAACCGTGCACGCGCGATACGAAGGCACCGACACGGCACTCGAGATTCCGTTTGGCAGCATCAACGCCATCAAGACATCCTTCGAGGACGCCCACCGCGCGCGCTTTGGGTTCTTTTCGCCTGACCATGCCATCACTCTTGAGGCAGGTGCGCAGGAAGCGATTGGGGCCGAGCCACGTCCGGCAGAAGAACAGGCCACCAACGCATCTGCACAGATCGAAGCGCCCACCAAAGAGACCGCCCGCGTGTATATGGAAAGCGCCTGGCACGACGCGCCGATCGTCAACCGGGCAGATGCAAAGCCCGGCACATACGTGTCGGGGCCAGCCATCCTGATTGAGCCCCACCAGACAATCGTCATTGAGCCCGGCTGGCGGGCCGATGTAACGCCACTCAATCACGTGATCCTGACCCGGACACACAAGAAACAACGCGCTGAAGCGCTCGGCACGTCAGCAGACCCGGTGATGCTGGAGGTGTTCAACAATCTCTACATGTCCGTCGCCGAGCAGATGGGCTTCACCCTCGAAAAGACAGCGCACTCGGTGAACATCAAGGAGCGCCTTGATTTCTCCTGCGCGATTTTTGACCGCGACGGACATTTGGTCGCGAACGCGCCACACATTCCTGTGCATCTGGGCTCCATGGGCGCCACCGTTGAAAGCGTCATTGAGCAACACCCTGACATGCAACCCGGCGACGTTTTTGTTCTCAACGCCCCCTACAATGGCGGCACCCATCTGCCGGACATAACGGTGGTGACGCCGGTTTTTGACGACACCGGGTCCAAGCGTCTTTTCTTCACCGCCGCGCGCGGCCACCACGCAGACATCGGCGGCCTGACGCCGGGCTCCATGCCGTCCAACTCCCGGACGGTGGAAGAAGAAGGCATTCTCATTGACGGGTTCAAGCTGGTTGACGCCGGTGTCTTCCAGGAAGACGCCATGCGCACCCTTCTGACGTCAGGCCCCTACCCGGCCCGCAACCCGGACCAGAATATCGCCGACCTGCGCGCGCAGATTGCCGCCTGCGAAAAAGGCGCTCAGGAACTGCGCAAGATGGTCGGGCAGTTCGGTCTTGAAGCGGTGCAGGCCTATATGGGTCACGTGCAGGACAATGCAGAAGAGGCCGTGCGGCGGGTCATCACAACGTTGAAGCCCAGCACCTTTGAGCTGACGATGGACAATGGCGCCACCATCAAACTCGCAGTCGAGATTGATGCCGACACGCGCGCCGCCACGATTGATTTCACGGGCACCAGTGCCCAGGTCGCAAGCAACTTCAACGCGCCGGATGCTGTGGCGCGCGCGGCGGTGCTCTACGTCTTCCGCTGCCTTGTTGACGACGCCATTCCGCTCAATGCGGGGTGCCTCAAGCCGATTACGCTGATCATTCCCGATGGGTGTTTCCTCAAGCCGCAGCACCCGGCAGCTGTGGTGGCGGGCAATGTGGAAACCAGTCAGGCCATTACCGACGCGCTCTTCGGTGCGCTGGGTGTCATGTCAGCGGCCCAGGGCACCATGAACAACCTGACATTCGGCAACGAGACCTATCAGTACTATGAGACGATTGCAGGCGGGTCCGGCGCCGGGGCAACCTTCGACGGCGCAAGCGCCGTCCAGTCTCACATGACCAATTCCCGTCTCACAGACCCTGAAGTTCTTGAGGGTCGTTTTCCGGTTCTGCTCCGTCGCTTTGATATCCGCAAAGGATCAGGCGGTGATGGCGTACACAAAGGCGGCGACGGTGTCATTCGCGAAATCACCTTCCGCGAAAAAATGTCGGTCTCCATTCTGTCCGGCAGACGCACGACACACCCGTTCGGTCTGAGCGGAGGCGGAGACGCCCTGCCGGGAAGCAACGCCGTTGAGCGCGCAGGCGGGCATCGTGAAGCCTTGGCGGCCTGCGACGCTGCGGACATGGGTGCCAATGACACGATCATTATCGAGACACCGGGCGGCGGCGGTTTTGGCCCCCCATCAGGAGACTAACAAATGACCACCATCGTCATCACCGGCGCAAGCCGCGGGATCGGTCGCGAGTTGGCCAGCCAGTATGCGACAGCAGGTGCCACGGTCATCGCCACCTGCCGCACGCAGGACGCAGCGGATGCCCTCAAGGCTGAGTTGGGATCAGAGGCGGTCTCGACACCAATCCTTGATGTCTCAGATGGTGCATCTGTATCCGCGTTTGCCAGTGGCCTGGGCGATACGCCAATAGATGTGCTGATCAACAATGCAGGTGTCCTGGGCGACCAGTTTTCGTTCGGCAACATGGATTACGATGCGTGGACCAATGCCTTTGCCATCAACACCCTTGGCCCTATGCGCGTGACAGAAGCACTCGCCGGCAATTTGGTAGAGGGCGCCAAAGTCGCAACCATCTCCAGCCAGATGGGTTCCCTCCTCCGCGATACGCAGGGGTCCTACGCCTATCGGAGCACCAAGGCCGCAGTGAACAAGGTTGTTCAGTTGATGGCGCATGACCTCAAACCCCGCAGCATCACCTGCATCACCATGCATCCAGGCTGGGTGCAAACCGATATGGGCGGCCCAAGTGCATCCATCACCCCTGAGGAAAGCGCGAGCGGTATCCGAAAGGTGATAGACGGCCTGACGCCGGAGCAGACCGGCAGCTTCATCCAATGGAACGGCGAAACACACCCCTGGTAGACTGGCCTTGGGATTGGTCTTGGCCTTTTGCGACGGAATCCCGAGCGCCCTGCGTTTGACCCAATGGCATCAATGTCATTTGGGGGAAAACGTGACCTTTCTGAACCTGTCGAAAATCTCCATCGTGCTGCTGAGCACAGTTCTTCTCGCAGCCTGCGGTGGTCCGGGTAGCAGCCGCGATGATCGCCGCGCTCAGGGCACCGGTGACCCCGGCCTTCAGCATGGGGCTATTGTCGTCAAGCCAACCGGCTTGCTGCTGGCGGACATGGATATCAATCATGATCAGGAGACGGATCGAGACGAACTCGGCAAGGCTGTGCCGATGCTGTTTGCCCAGATAGATCAGGACAATGGCGGCATCGTCAGCGGCATTGAATTTGCTGACTGGGCGCAAACGGCTCTTGGTGCCCGCTACCCCGTGCAGGGCCTCGCCAGCTTCGACACTGACAACTCGCTGGCGATTGAAGCAGATGAGTTTGCCAACGGTCTGAATGCGCTGTTCGCAACTTACGAC from Pyruvatibacter sp. HU-CL02332 encodes:
- a CDS encoding hydantoinase B/oxoprolinase family protein, producing MTQHSSSKWDFWIDRGGTFTDVVARDPAGQLHTAKLLSENPDNYEDAALEAIRRFLGVESDAPLPAGKIDAVKMGTTVATNALLERKGERTLFVTTKGFKDALRIGYQARPDIFKLAIELPELLYADVVEATERYSSSGEVLIPLDEARARADMQAVFDQGTRVVAICLMHGYRYQAHEQRLAEIARDIGFTQISTSHGTSPLMKFVSRGDTTVVDAYLSPILRRYVDRVASALDREATGTRLMFMQSSGGLTDADLFHGKDAILSGPAGGVVGAVETSHLAGHDKIIGFDMGGTSTDVCHYDGTFERAFETEVAGVRMRAPMMRIHTVAAGGGSLLQFDGSRMRVGPDSAGADPGPTAYRRGGPLTVTDANVMTGKLMPHHFPKIFGPNADQTLDLEAVTQKFKKLASDISSATGTKSTPEEIAQGFLMIAVENMAQAIKKISVQRGYDVTRYALTSFGGAGGQHACLVADALGMETCIIHPMSGLLSAYGMGLADIRATRAEALNVRLDEEGHAKLSALLDRLGKTAGAEVEAQGVSTDHISLQPTVHARYEGTDTALEIPFGSINAIKTSFEDAHRARFGFFSPDHAITLEAGAQEAIGAEPRPAEEQATNASAQIEAPTKETARVYMESAWHDAPIVNRADAKPGTYVSGPAILIEPHQTIVIEPGWRADVTPLNHVILTRTHKKQRAEALGTSADPVMLEVFNNLYMSVAEQMGFTLEKTAHSVNIKERLDFSCAIFDRDGHLVANAPHIPVHLGSMGATVESVIEQHPDMQPGDVFVLNAPYNGGTHLPDITVVTPVFDDTGSKRLFFTAARGHHADIGGLTPGSMPSNSRTVEEEGILIDGFKLVDAGVFQEDAMRTLLTSGPYPARNPDQNIADLRAQIAACEKGAQELRKMVGQFGLEAVQAYMGHVQDNAEEAVRRVITTLKPSTFELTMDNGATIKLAVEIDADTRAATIDFTGTSAQVASNFNAPDAVARAAVLYVFRCLVDDAIPLNAGCLKPITLIIPDGCFLKPQHPAAVVAGNVETSQAITDALFGALGVMSAAQGTMNNLTFGNETYQYYETIAGGSGAGATFDGASAVQSHMTNSRLTDPEVLEGRFPVLLRRFDIRKGSGGDGVHKGGDGVIREITFREKMSVSILSGRRTTHPFGLSGGGDALPGSNAVERAGGHREALAACDAADMGANDTIIIETPGGGGFGPPSGD
- a CDS encoding SDR family oxidoreductase; this encodes MTTIVITGASRGIGRELASQYATAGATVIATCRTQDAADALKAELGSEAVSTPILDVSDGASVSAFASGLGDTPIDVLINNAGVLGDQFSFGNMDYDAWTNAFAINTLGPMRVTEALAGNLVEGAKVATISSQMGSLLRDTQGSYAYRSTKAAVNKVVQLMAHDLKPRSITCITMHPGWVQTDMGGPSASITPEESASGIRKVIDGLTPEQTGSFIQWNGETHPW